In Oryza brachyantha chromosome 1, ObraRS2, whole genome shotgun sequence, the following are encoded in one genomic region:
- the LOC102715256 gene encoding uncharacterized protein LOC102715256, protein MMVKVDVARRGGEADGAASNIPTVLGALGLVTASLIINLMAAVYDPPLAFGNSIYYHLALVGSFLAGMAQVGAAVWVADDPRGRRDAGNKFIYASIAPFLVAVGLTGAALLR, encoded by the coding sequence ATGATGGTGAAGGTGGACGTTGCTCGCCGGGGAGGGGAGGCCGACGGTGCAGCCTCCAACATCCCGACGGTGCTGGGGGCGCTCGGCCTCGTCACAGCCTCACTAATCATCAACCTGATGGCCGCTGTGTACGACCCGCCGCTGGCCTTCGGTAACAGCATCTACTACCACCTCGCCCTTGTAGGTTCCTTCCTCGCCGGAATGGCGCAGGTGGGCGCCGCCGTCTGGGTCGCCGATGACCCACGCGGCCGCCGTGACGCCGGCAACAAGTTCATCTACGCCTCCATCGCGCCCTTCCTCGTCGCCGTTGGCCTCACGGGGGCGGCGCTGCTGCGGTAA